The nucleotide sequence CGCCGCCGCGATGATTTCCTCGCGCGTGGCGTCGGGCTTGCCGTAGGCGATGTTCTCGGCGATGGTGCCGAAGAACAGGAAAGGCTCCTGCAGCACTAGGCCGATATTGCGCCGGTACTGCGCGATGCCCATGGTGCGGATATCCACGCCGTCCACCAGGATCGCGCCCTCGGTCACGTCGTAGAAGCGGCAGATCAGGTTGATCAGCGTGCTCTTGCCCGAGCCGCTGTGGCCCACCAGGCCGACCATGGTGCCCGGCTCGATCGACAGGTTCAGGCCGTGCATCACCGAGCGGTTGCCATAGCGGAAACCGACGTCGCGCAGGTCGATGCGGCCGCGCAGGCGCCCCGGCTGCACCGGGTTGCGCGGTTCCGGCACGCTGGACACGTGGTCGAGTATGTCGAAGATGCGCTTGGCGCCGGCCGCGGCCTTTTGCGTCACGGACACGATGCGGCTCATCGAATCCAGCCGCGTGTAGAAGCGGCCGATATAGGCCAGGAAGGCCGCCAGCACGCCCACCGTGATCTCGTGCCGCGACACCTGCCAGATGCCGTAGATCCACACCACCAGCAGGCCGATTTCGGTCAACAGCGTGACCGTGGGCGAGAACAGCGCCCACACCGTGTTGACCCGGTCGTTGACATCCAGGTTGCGCTGGTTGGCCTCGCGGAAGCGCCGCACCTCGCGCTTTTCCTGGGCGAACGCCTTGACCACGCGTATGCCGGGAATGGTGTCGGCCAGCACGTTGGTGATCTCCGACCACACGCGATCCACTTTCTCGAAACCATGGCGCAGGCGGTCGCGCACCGCGTGGATCATCCAGCCGATGAACGGCAGCGGCACCAGGGTGACCAGCGCCAGCCACGGATTGATGGATACCAGGATCGCCGCGGTCATGACGATCATCAGCACATCCGTGGCGAAGTCCAGCAGATGCAGCGAAAGAAACACGCAAATGCGGTCGCTTTCGCTGCCGATGCGCGCGATCAGGTCCCCCGTGCGCTTGCCGCCGAAATACGCCAGCGACAGATGCTGCAGGTGTTCGTAGGTCGTGGTGCGCAAATCCGCGCCGATGCGCTCGCTGACCCAGGCCAGGATGTACGTGCGGCCCCAGCCCAGCCCCCAGGCCAGAACGGCCGACGCGAACAGCCCCGACAGATACATCACCACCCTGTCGTTATCGATGGGCGCGCCGTTCTGGAAGGGGATGAGCACCTCATCCATTAAGGGCATCGTCAGGTAAGGCGGCACCAGGGTGGCGGCGGTCGCCAGCACCGTCAGGATGAAGCCGATCACCAGCGGCACCTGGTACGGGACGGCGAAGCGCCACAGGCGCAGCAGCGCCCAGGTGGATGGCGGTTCGGGCGCCGGCGGATGGCAGACCGGACAGACGTCCTGCTCCGCGGTAAGCGGCTCCAGGCAGGTGGCGCAGACGCGGTCGCGCGCGCCGCCCGCCTCTTCCAGGCCGTGCAGGACGTCGCGTTGGCGGGTATAGGCGTCGCGCAGGCGCAGCGCGGCGGGATTGCGGCCCAGGGTGTAGCGCCAGACGGCCAGCCGGGTATCGGGGCCATGCAGCTCGAGCGTGCCGGCGCCGGCATGGTCGCTGACCGTCATCGCGGCGGTGGCGTCATAGGACCAGCGCCGCCATTGCTCGGTGCCGGGATCGCGCGCGACGATGGCGCGGTCGGTCACGAAAACCACGCCGTTGCGGAACTTCAGCGAGGCATCCAGGTCTAGCGCCAACCAGGCGAGCAGCGTCTCGCCCTCACCCAGCTGGGCAACCATGTCGGCGTGCCAGTCGGCTGGCAGGCCAGCTCCGCCCGGGACGAAGTCTAAAACGGGTTTCTTCATGGAAAACGTATTCACAGCCGCGGCGAAACCAGCAGGCCGGGAGCCCGATTTCGGCGCGAAGCTGAAAACGTGTTCCTTCCTTGCAACACACCGGACGTCATGGATAGAATCCGCGTCGCCGCCTGCTTACCGATATTTCTATAATCGGCGGCATACATAGAGCATCCTGGCACTGACGATACGCGCACCGTATTACCCACACGGCATAACCCACAAACCGCCCCAGGCCCAGGAATTCTTCCGTTCGCCATCGGAATTTTCGGCAAATTAGAACATGAAAAAGAAAGACATTGAATTTCTCGATGTCGTGGCTTTGCGCGGCCCGAACATCTGGACGTACCGCCCGGTACTGGAAGCCTGGGTGGACATCGGCGAGCTGGAGGACTATCCGTCCAACACCATCCCGGGTTTCTACGAGCGCCTGTCCACGTGGCTGCCCACCCTGATCGAGCACCGCTGCAGCCCGGGCGTGCGCGGCGGCTTCCTGCAGCGCCTGCGCGAAGGCACCTGGCCGGCCCATATCCTGGAACACGTCACGCTGGAACTGCAGAACCTGGCCGGGCTGCCCGGCGGCTTCGGCAAGGCCCGCGAAACCGCCACGCGCGGCGTTTACAAGGTGGTCGTGCGCGCCTGGCAGGAAGACGTCACCCGGGCGGCGCTGCAAGAGGCGCGCGACCTGGTCATGGCCGCCATGGAGGACCGCCCCTTCGATGTCCAGGACACGGTGGAGCGGCTGCGCCGCATGGTGGATCGCCATTGCCTGGGCCCCAGCACCGCCTGCATCGTGGACGCCGCCGACGACCGCGATATCCCGTTTATACGCCTGTTCGAGGGCAACCTGGTCCAGATGGGCTATGGCGCCCGCCAGCGCCGCATCTGGACGGCCGAAACCGACCGCACCAGCGCCATCGCCGAAGGCATCTCGCGCGACAAGGACCTGACCAAGCGCCTGCTGGCCGAATGCGGCGTACCGGTGCCGGAAGGCAGGCTGGTGGCGTCGCAGGAAGAGGCCTGGGAAGCCGCGCAGGATATCGGCCTGCCGGTGGTCGTCAAGCCCTATGACGGCAACCACGGCCGCGGCGTATTCACCAACCTGAACAGCCATGAAGAAGTGCGGGCTGCCTATGCGGTGGCCGAGGAAGAAGGCAGCGGCGTCCTGGTGGAGCGCTTCGTCGCCGGCAACGAACACCGCCTGCTGGTGGTGGGCGACCGCATGGTGGCCGCGGCGCGCGGCGAACCCGCCGGCATCGTCGGCGACGGCGTGCATACCGTCCAGGAATTGATCGACCTGCAGATCAACACCGACCCGCGTCGCGGCAGCGGCGAGGACTGCCCGCTGAACAAGGTCAGGCTGGACTCGGCCGCGCGCCTGGAGATCGCCCGCCAGGGCTTGGCCGCCGACAGCGTGCCGCCGGCCGGGCAGCCCGTCCTGATCCAGCGCAACGGCAACGTCGCCTTCGACGTCACCGACCTGGTCCATCCCGAAGTGGCCCATGCCGTCACGCTGGCCGCCCGCATCGTCGGCCTGGACGTCGCCGGCGTGGACCTGGTCGCCGAGGACATCTCGCGGCCGCTGGAAGAACAGCGCGGCGCCATCGTCGAAGTCAACGCCGGTCCGGGACTGCTCATGCACCTGAAGCCGGCCGACGGCCAGCCCCGGCCCGTGGGCAAGGCCATCGTCGATCATCTGTTCCCGGATGGCGAGGACGGCCGCATCCCCGTGGTGGGTGTCACCGGCACCAATGGCAAGACCGTCGTGGCGCGCCTGACCGCGCGCCTGTTGCAGCTGTGGGGCCGGCATGTCGGCCTGGCCTGCAGCGAAGGCCTGTACTTCAACCAGCGGCAGGTGGAAAAAGGCGACCGCGGCG is from Bordetella bronchialis and encodes:
- a CDS encoding ABC transporter ATP-binding protein; this encodes MKKPVLDFVPGGAGLPADWHADMVAQLGEGETLLAWLALDLDASLKFRNGVVFVTDRAIVARDPGTEQWRRWSYDATAAMTVSDHAGAGTLELHGPDTRLAVWRYTLGRNPAALRLRDAYTRQRDVLHGLEEAGGARDRVCATCLEPLTAEQDVCPVCHPPAPEPPSTWALLRLWRFAVPYQVPLVIGFILTVLATAATLVPPYLTMPLMDEVLIPFQNGAPIDNDRVVMYLSGLFASAVLAWGLGWGRTYILAWVSERIGADLRTTTYEHLQHLSLAYFGGKRTGDLIARIGSESDRICVFLSLHLLDFATDVLMIVMTAAILVSINPWLALVTLVPLPFIGWMIHAVRDRLRHGFEKVDRVWSEITNVLADTIPGIRVVKAFAQEKREVRRFREANQRNLDVNDRVNTVWALFSPTVTLLTEIGLLVVWIYGIWQVSRHEITVGVLAAFLAYIGRFYTRLDSMSRIVSVTQKAAAGAKRIFDILDHVSSVPEPRNPVQPGRLRGRIDLRDVGFRYGNRSVMHGLNLSIEPGTMVGLVGHSGSGKSTLINLICRFYDVTEGAILVDGVDIRTMGIAQYRRNIGLVLQEPFLFFGTIAENIAYGKPDATREEIIAAARAAHAHEFILRLPHGYDSLVGERGQALSGGERQRISIARALLIDPRILILDEATSSVDTATEKEIQKALDNLVRGRTTIAIAHRLSTLRKADRLVVLDRGRVVEQGNHAQLMAAGGAYHALYQAQARQAEADAQARSSEEDDDDDLVAET
- the cphA gene encoding cyanophycin synthetase — protein: MKKKDIEFLDVVALRGPNIWTYRPVLEAWVDIGELEDYPSNTIPGFYERLSTWLPTLIEHRCSPGVRGGFLQRLREGTWPAHILEHVTLELQNLAGLPGGFGKARETATRGVYKVVVRAWQEDVTRAALQEARDLVMAAMEDRPFDVQDTVERLRRMVDRHCLGPSTACIVDAADDRDIPFIRLFEGNLVQMGYGARQRRIWTAETDRTSAIAEGISRDKDLTKRLLAECGVPVPEGRLVASQEEAWEAAQDIGLPVVVKPYDGNHGRGVFTNLNSHEEVRAAYAVAEEEGSGVLVERFVAGNEHRLLVVGDRMVAAARGEPAGIVGDGVHTVQELIDLQINTDPRRGSGEDCPLNKVRLDSAARLEIARQGLAADSVPPAGQPVLIQRNGNVAFDVTDLVHPEVAHAVTLAARIVGLDVAGVDLVAEDISRPLEEQRGAIVEVNAGPGLLMHLKPADGQPRPVGKAIVDHLFPDGEDGRIPVVGVTGTNGKTVVARLTARLLQLWGRHVGLACSEGLYFNQRQVEKGDRGDWATGRRVLMNRSVDAAVIENSSTVILRQGLAYDRCQVGIVTNIDESDHLGEHDIRDLDGMYNVIRTQIDVVLPGGAAVLNARDERVVQMADLCDGEVIFFGLDPRLPAIASHVALGKRAVYVRDGHVVLAEGGKEQRVSALQAIPLTVGGRVPFQVENVLAAAAAAWALGVPAHIVRVGIEAFDADRADAPWQFTAVQRHDATVVVDGAHNVSALRALVAAAEGFPARRRRIVYGPGKDRRDQDLLDQGELLGASFDEVVLYDDTTVPSSRPPGQARGLLRAGAQQGGRAASIVDQPDHAAAMRAVLDSVRPGDFIVLQCDEGSAEPALHLLRHWIEQN